A part of Oncorhynchus clarkii lewisi isolate Uvic-CL-2024 chromosome 17, UVic_Ocla_1.0, whole genome shotgun sequence genomic DNA contains:
- the LOC139371304 gene encoding prothymosin alpha-like isoform X2: MADTAVDTTTTTEISAKELKEKKEVVEEVEEKENGSGDAPANGNGTHTNGAETKTNGADDSEETPVCEKEEEDGEGLDAAKDAEEVAGEEVDHPVKCPADEGVDHPVKRPADEDVDHPVKRPADEEDQLETKKQKTENGESKEAEVKA, from the exons ATGGCTGATACCGCAGTAGACACTACCACAACTACCGAGATTTCAGCAAAG GAGCTCAAAGAGAAGAAAGAGGTTgtcgaggaggtggaggagaaggagaatggCAGCGGGGACGCACCAGCCAACGGCAATGGAACA CACACAAATGGTGCAGAGACAAAGACAAATGGTGCAGACGATTCTGAAGAAACCCCTGTGTGtgagaaggaagaagaggatg GAGAGGGACTGGATGCAGCCAAGGATGCAGAAGAAGTTGCTGGTGAGGAGGTTGACCACCCTGTGAAGTGCCCAGCTGATGAGGGTGTTGACCACCCTGTGAAGCGCCCAGCTGATGAGGAT GTTGACCACCCTGTGAAGCGCCCAGCTGATGAGGAG GACCAATtggaaacaaaaaaacagaaaacagaaaacggTGAATCAAAGGAAGCTGAAGTGAAGGCATAG
- the LOC139371304 gene encoding prothymosin alpha-like isoform X1: protein MADTAVDTTTTTEISAKELKEKKEVVEEVEEKENGSGDAPANGNGTHTNGAETKTNGADDSEETPVCEKEEEDGEGLDAAKDAEEVAGEEVDHPVKCPADEGVDHPVKRPADEDVKRPADEEVDHPVKLPADEVDHPVKRPADEEDQLETKKQKTENGESKEAEVKA, encoded by the exons ATGGCTGATACCGCAGTAGACACTACCACAACTACCGAGATTTCAGCAAAG GAGCTCAAAGAGAAGAAAGAGGTTgtcgaggaggtggaggagaaggagaatggCAGCGGGGACGCACCAGCCAACGGCAATGGAACA CACACAAATGGTGCAGAGACAAAGACAAATGGTGCAGACGATTCTGAAGAAACCCCTGTGTGtgagaaggaagaagaggatg GAGAGGGACTGGATGCAGCCAAGGATGCAGAAGAAGTTGCTGGTGAGGAGGTTGACCACCCTGTGAAGTGCCCAGCTGATGAGGGTGTTGACCACCCTGTGAAGCGCCCAGCTGATGAGGATGTGAAGCGCCCAGCTGATGAGGAGGTTGACCACCCGGTGAAGCTCCCAGCTGATGAGGTTGACCACCCTGTGAAGCGCCCAGCTGATGAGGAG GACCAATtggaaacaaaaaaacagaaaacagaaaacggTGAATCAAAGGAAGCTGAAGTGAAGGCATAG
- the LOC139371303 gene encoding proton-associated sugar transporter A-like — MSSPGMGTPSDPLLASPGGRSSERPLGTTNDGLWRSSMPKTASFPSSTTRLLSHRANNFHRPPKCWKLIRPSPPPPPNTPCPLDQLDLSELPPRRTFPELLFNGCVLFGIEFSYAMETAYVTPVLLQMGLPDQFYSLVWFTSPILGFLFQPLLGAWSDRCTSRFGRRRPFILALAIGALLGLTLVLNGRDIGAAVADTATNHKWGIILTICGVVLMDFSADSADNPSHAYMMDVCLPEDQDRGLNIHALLAGLGGGFGYIVGGINWDHTDFGRSMGGQLRVIYMFTSVTLVISTCMTLNSIPERPLPKTQLQKGSLKSPSLPLPPSPPDPQGAGLGLEEEEEVTGLNSYQFSEPRPSNPDANARLCASLTSPISPLSPLTPKYGSFISRDNSLTGINEFASSLGTSFIDSVLIDCYTGQPSPQPLDPDTAARPLPPGDTLPLQGSQPGTGSQSGAVAVTVTLAGAGSRAEAGEAQMGGGPHRGSSASILKRPQSLALVEESMVTQSGGMENGRRRTVTFSQQVANILLNGVRYESDLSENVETADSQMSMRMLCIAIYRMPPSLRSLCTNHFLGWLSFEGMLLFYTDFMGEVVFKGDPRAPHDSEAYQRYNAGVSMGCWGMCIYAFSAAFYSAMLEKLGERFSLRSLYFFAYLVFGLGTGLATLSTNIYVVLSLCITYGVLFSTLCTLPYSLLCEYYQSPQFCGSSKEGTRRGMGVDISLLSCQYFLAQIIVSVSMGPLTSLVGGAQGVMYFSSAMSFVGCLYSSLCVVYHLPPTEGEPSGSETQPLLVHI, encoded by the exons ATGTCCTCTCCAGGAATGGGCACCCCCAGTGACCCTCTCTTGGCCAGCCCAGGAGGGAGGTCATCAGAGAGGCCATTGGGTACCACTAATGACGGCCTCTGGAGGAGCTCCATGCCCAAGACGGCCAGCTTCCCATCGTCTACCACGCGCCTCTTGAGTCACCGTGCCAACAACTTCCACAGACCCCCGAAGTGTTGGAAGCTGATCAGACCATCCCCGCCCCCACCGCCTAACACCCCCTGCCCTCTGGATCAGCTGGACCTCAGTGAGCTACCCCCCCGCCGCACCTTCCCAGAGCTGCTCTTCAATGGCTGCGTCCTGTTTGGCATAGAGTTCAGCTATGCCATGGAGACGGCCTATGTCACCCCAGTCCTGCTACAGATGGGTCTGCCAGACCAGTTCTACAGCCTGGTGTGGTTCACCAGTCCTATATTGG GATTCCTTTTCCAGCCTCTCCTGGGAGCTTGGAGTGACCGCTGCACATCCCGCTTTGGCCGGCGGAGACCATTTATTTTGGCCTTGGCTATAG GAGCTCTGCTTGGTTTAACACTGGTGCTGAATGGGCGGGACATTGGAGCTGCGGTGGCAGACACAGCAACCAATCACAAGTGGGGCATCATACTGactatttgtggagtggttcTGATGGACTTCAGTGCGGACTCGGCAGATAACCCCAGCCATGCCTACATGATGGATGTGTGCCTACCAGAGGACCAGGATCGTGGCCTCAATATTCATGCACTACTGGCAG GTCTGGGTGGTGGATTCGGGTACATCGTGGGTGGAATTAACTGGGACCACACTGATTTCGGGAGATCAATGGGAGGTCAACTTCGAGTCATATACATGTTCACCAGTGTCACTTTGGTCATTTCCACATGCATGACCCTCAACAGCATCCCCGAGCGGCCCCTGCCAAAAACGCAGCTTCAGAAGGGCTCTCTGAAGAGCCCcagcctccctctacccccctctcccccagACCCTCAGGGGGCAGGGCTGGgattggaggaggaagaggaagtgactGGGCTCAATAGCTACCAGTTCTCTGAACCCCGCCCCTCGAACCCTGACGCCAACGCACGCCTCTGTGCCAGCCTCACCAGCCCCATCTCCCCCCTCAGCCCGCTCACTCCTAAATATGGCAGCTTTATCAGTCGGGACAACTCTCTCACTGGCATTAACGAGTTTGCCTCATCCCTGGGAACCTCCTTTATAGACAGTGTGCTCATCGACTGCTACACTGGACAGCCATCGCCACAGCCCCTTGACCCAGACACTGCAGCCCGACCCCTGCCTCCAGGGGACACCCTACCTCTCCAGGGATCTCAGCCTGGAACAGGTTCACAGTCTGGAGCAGTAGCAGTGACAGTGACCCTGGCTGGGGCAGGATCACGGGCCGAGGCAGGGGAGGCTCAGATGGGGGGAGGGCCCCATCGAGGTTCATCCGCTAGTATCTTGAAGCGCCCTCAGAGCCTTGCGCTAGTGGAGGAGTCCATGGTGACTcagagtggagggatggaaaaTGGCCGCAGAAGAACAGTGACCTTCAGTCAGCAG GTGGCAAATATTCTGCTGAATGGGGTGCGCTATGAGAGTGACCTGAGTGAAAATGTGGAGACAGCAGATTCACAGATGTCAATGAGGATGCTGTGTATCGCCATCTACAGGATGCCTCCATCACTGCGCAGCCTCTGCACTAACCATTTTTTGG GTTGGCTGTCCTTTGAGGGCATGCTGCTGTTCTACACTGACTTCATGGGGGAGGTAGTGTTCAAGGGAGACCCCAGAGCACCCCATGACTCTGAGGCCTACCAACGCTACAATGCTGGGGTCAGCATGGGCTGCTGGGGCATGTGCATCTATGCATTCAGTGCTGCCTTTTACTCAG CCATGTTGGAGAAGCTGGGGGAACGTTTCTCCCTccgctctctctatttctttgcCTACCTGGTGTTTGGCCTTGGCACAGGCCTTGCTACGCTCTCCACCAACATTTATGTGgtgctgtctctctgtatcaCCTACGGGGTGCTATTCTCCACTCTATGCACGCTACCTTACTCTCTGCTGTGTGAATACTACCAGAGCCCGCAG ttctGTGGATCGTCAAAAGAAGGCaccaggagaggaatgggggtgGACATCTCTCTGCTCAGCTGCCAGTACTTCCTGGCTCAGATCATAGTGTCCGTGTCGATGGGACCTCTGACCTCACTGGTAGGCGGGGCCCAGGGAGTGATGTACTTTTCCAGCGCGATGTCATTCGTGGGCTGTCTGTACTCCTCCCTCTGCGTGGTGTACCATCTGCCCCCGACTGAGGGTGAGCCTTCCGGAAGCGAGACCCAGCCACTACTTGTGCACATTTAG